A section of the Humulus lupulus chromosome 2, drHumLupu1.1, whole genome shotgun sequence genome encodes:
- the LOC133818222 gene encoding protein DETOXIFICATION 41-like gives MAAQDVDQYRLSLLRTDQNDSRFSPHDHDTRISDLSSEQVEEVLEKKPLPFRWWFRLVAWETRLLWILSGAAIAVSEFNYMLTFVTLIFCGHLSALELAGASVASVGIQGLAYGIMLGMASAVQTVCGQAYGSKKYQAMGIICQRAIVLHLGAAVLLTFLYWFSGSILTAIGQSDSIAEQGQIFTRGLIPQIYAFALSCPMQRFLQAQTIVNPLAYMSAGVFVFHVFLSWLVVDVFGLGLLGAALSLSFSWWLLVLSNGIYILLSPSCNHTWTGFSWKAFTGIWPYFKLTVASAVMLCLEIWYNQGLVLISGLLSNPTLSLDSITICMNYLNWDICFMLGLGTAASVRVSNELGAANPKVAKFSVFVVNGNSIIISLIFSAIVLIFRVPLSELFTSDPSIIEKVSNLTPLLAISIFLNGVQPILSGVAIGSGWQAVVAYVNLTAYYVVGLPIGCVLGFKTSLGVNGIWLGMVVGVFLQTVTLIILTAKTNWDTEVIKAADRVKRAENETTLNLVVDA, from the exons ATGGCTGCACAGGATGTGGACCAGTATAGGCTTTCACTACTTAGAACTGATCAGAACGACAGTAGATTTAGTCCACATGATCATGATACTCGGATTTCGGACCTGTCGTCGGAACAAGTGGAAGAGGTTCTGGAGAAGAAGCCTCTTCCATTTAGATGGTGGTTTCGGCTTGTTGCTTGGGAAACAAGGCTGCTCTGGATACTCTCTGGAGCTGCCATTGCTGTCTCCGAGTTCAACTACATGCTCACCTTTGTTACCCTCATATTCTGCGGCCACCTCAGCGCCTTGGAGCTCGCCGGGGCCTCCGTTGCCAGCGTTGGAATCCAAGGTCTTGCCTATGGAATAATG CTGGGGATGGCGAGTGCAGTCCAAACAGTCTGCGGCCAAGCGTACGGTTCCAAAAAATACCAAGCAATGGGCATCATATGCCAGAGAGCCATTGTCCTACATTTGGGAGCTGCAGTACTGCTCACCTTCCTGTACTGGTTCTCGGGTTCGATACTAACAGCCATAGGCCAGTCCGACAGCATAGCGGAGCAGGGTCAAATTTTCACTCGCGGACTGATCCCTCAAATCTACGCATTCGCGCTGAGCTGCCCCATGCAGAGGTTTCTTCAAGCTCAGACCATAGTGAATCCTCTGGCCTATATGTCAGCTGGGGTGTTCGTCTTCCACGTTTTTCTGAGTTGGCTAGTCGTCGACGTTTTCGGGCTTGGGCTTCTTGGGGCAGCCCTTTCACTCAGCTTCTCTTGGTGGCTTCTTGTTCTTTCTAATGGGATTTATATTCTTCTTAGCCCAAGTTGTAATCATACTTGGACTGGCTTTTCTTGGAAAGCATTCACCGGGATATGGCCTTATTTCAAGCTCACGGTTGCCTCTGCTGTCATGCTGTG TTTGGAGATATGGTACAACCAAGGACTGGTGCTCATATCAGGACTGCTTTCCAATCCTACACTTTCGTTAGACTCCATTACTATTTG CATGAACTACTTGAACTGGGACATTTGTTTTATGTTGGGCCTAGGCACAGCAGCCAG TGTCCGGGTTAGTAACGAGCTAGGAGCAGCTAATCCAAAAGTAGCTAAATTTTCGGTGTTTGTAGTAAATGGAAACAGCATCATCATCAGCCTGATCTTCAGTGCAATAGTCTTAATTTTTCGGGTACCATTAAGCGAGTTGTTTACAAGTGATCCAAGTATTATAGAAAAAGTGTCGAACTTGACCCCATTGTTAGCCATTTCTATCTTCTTGAATGGAGTTCAACCTATCCTCTCAG GGGTGGCCATTGGAAGTGGATGGCAAGCTGTGGTGGCTTACGTTAATCTAACGGCTTATTATGTTGTTGGTCTTCCTATTGGATGTGTTCTTGGCTTCAAAACTAGTCTCGGAGTAAAT GGTATTTGGTTGGGAATGGTTGTTGGAGTTTTCTTACAAACAGTCACTTTGATTATTCTCACAGCCAAGACAAATTGGGACACTGAG GTTATAAAAGCAGCTGATCGAGTAAAAAGAGCCGAAAATGAAACGACCTTAAATTTGGTGGTTGACGCATAA